Proteins from a single region of Pseudopedobacter saltans DSM 12145:
- a CDS encoding ABC-F family ATP-binding cassette domain-containing protein produces the protein MITVSNLSLRFGKRTLFEDVNLKFTQGNCYGIIGANGAGKSTFLKILTGDVDPTTGSVSYTPGERKAVLNQNHSAFDGFTVIDTVLQGHQELYAIMKEKDAIYMKEDFSEEDGLRAGELENLFAEMDGWNAENDAATLLSNLGIKEDKHYKLMEELDGNEKVRVLLAQALFGNPDILILDEPTNDLDIDTIAWLENFLADYQNIVLVVSHDRHFLDAVCTHIVDIDFGKMNIFTGNYTFWYESSQLALKQRSDQNKKMEDKIKELQEFIRRFSANASKSKQATSRKKALDKINVEEIKASSRKYPGIMFNQMVREVGDQVLHVENLSKTLNGEVLFKNLTFSINKGDKVTFLSNNSLATTALYEILSGRDKDFTGEFKWGVTIVPGYIPNDNYEYFAGVEDNLVDWLRPYSKTDKDETFIRGFLGRMLFSGEEVLKKCSVLSGGEKMRCMFSKIMLESPNLIMLDEPTNHLDLESITALNNGLKDFKGVLLFTSRDHELTETVATRIIEITPNGVLDKLMSYDDYITSDTVKEQKAALYK, from the coding sequence ATGATTACAGTATCTAATTTATCCCTACGTTTTGGTAAACGTACTTTATTTGAGGATGTCAATTTAAAATTTACGCAAGGTAACTGTTACGGTATCATTGGCGCAAATGGTGCAGGTAAATCTACCTTTCTTAAGATATTAACTGGCGACGTTGATCCTACTACTGGTAGCGTTAGCTATACGCCGGGAGAACGTAAAGCAGTTTTAAATCAGAACCACTCTGCTTTTGACGGATTTACGGTTATCGATACCGTATTACAGGGTCATCAGGAGCTTTATGCTATCATGAAAGAGAAAGACGCTATCTATATGAAAGAGGATTTTTCTGAAGAAGATGGTCTTAGGGCTGGTGAACTGGAAAATCTTTTCGCAGAAATGGATGGATGGAATGCTGAAAACGACGCGGCTACTTTATTAAGTAACCTGGGCATTAAGGAAGATAAGCATTACAAATTGATGGAGGAATTGGATGGTAACGAAAAAGTAAGGGTATTATTAGCTCAGGCTTTATTCGGTAATCCGGATATCCTTATTCTGGATGAGCCTACCAACGACCTTGATATTGATACCATCGCATGGTTAGAGAATTTCCTTGCGGATTATCAGAATATCGTATTGGTAGTTTCCCACGACCGTCACTTCCTGGATGCTGTTTGTACACACATTGTAGATATCGATTTTGGTAAGATGAATATCTTTACCGGTAACTATACTTTCTGGTACGAGTCTTCTCAATTAGCATTGAAACAAAGATCAGATCAGAATAAGAAAATGGAGGATAAAATTAAGGAATTACAAGAATTTATCCGTCGTTTCTCTGCAAATGCTTCTAAATCTAAACAGGCAACCAGCCGTAAAAAAGCTTTGGATAAGATTAATGTTGAAGAGATTAAAGCTTCCAGCCGTAAGTATCCGGGTATTATGTTTAACCAAATGGTTAGAGAGGTTGGTGACCAGGTTTTACATGTTGAAAACTTGTCTAAAACTTTAAATGGCGAAGTTTTATTTAAGAACCTTACTTTCAGCATTAATAAAGGTGATAAGGTAACTTTCTTATCTAATAACTCTTTGGCTACTACCGCACTTTACGAGATTCTTTCTGGCAGAGACAAAGATTTTACGGGTGAATTCAAATGGGGTGTTACTATCGTTCCGGGATATATCCCTAATGATAATTATGAATATTTTGCCGGCGTTGAAGACAATTTGGTTGACTGGTTACGTCCATATTCTAAAACTGATAAAGACGAAACCTTTATCCGTGGTTTTTTGGGTAGAATGCTATTCTCTGGCGAAGAGGTTCTGAAAAAATGTTCGGTACTTTCCGGAGGTGAGAAAATGCGTTGTATGTTCTCTAAAATCATGTTGGAAAGTCCTAACCTGATTATGTTAGACGAACCTACCAACCACTTAGACCTGGAATCTATTACCGCGCTAAACAATGGTTTAAAAGATTTTAAAGGTGTATTGTTATTCACTTCCCGTGACCACGAATTAACTGAAACTGTTGCGACACGTATCATCGAAATTACTCCAAACGGTGTATTGGATAAATTGATGTCTTATGATGATTATATCACCAGCGATACTGTTAAAGAACAAAAAGCTGCTTTATACAAATAG
- a CDS encoding MFS transporter, producing MKDSWKKKFAIIWIGQFISLISTSAVNFAVVIWLSLKTGSAEVLAYSAMASLLPQAIIGPIAGVFIDRWDRKKTMIFADAFVAICTLFMSISFYMGYESLILIYVILALRSVGSAFHMPAMQAAIPMLAPESELLRIAGINQTIQSASSIAGPALGALAISWFSIGNVLLLDIIGAIVAIVALLFVVIPNPQLAEKSKTSFNQVWQDIRLGFHEILRNKGLSWLFLYSIIATFCIMPVAVMFPLLTLNHFGGGKFEMSLIEIVWGVGMLIGGGILGLWKPSTSKVVLINCMHIILGATLAFSGWISASAFVTFVGLTTLGGLAASIYQASFMTVLQEQIRPDMMGRVFSMYFSFAIIPSVIGLLSTGFVADTIGVNLTFIILGLLIVLVGILSFFTPALMGLNRKKELSENVHSADNN from the coding sequence ATGAAAGATTCCTGGAAAAAGAAATTTGCCATTATATGGATTGGACAATTTATCTCATTAATCAGTACTTCGGCTGTCAATTTTGCTGTGGTAATCTGGTTAAGCTTAAAGACGGGTTCTGCCGAGGTTCTTGCCTATTCGGCAATGGCCAGCTTACTTCCTCAAGCAATTATCGGCCCTATTGCGGGTGTTTTTATAGACCGTTGGGATAGAAAAAAGACAATGATTTTTGCCGATGCGTTTGTAGCCATATGTACTTTATTTATGTCTATCAGTTTTTACATGGGCTACGAAAGTCTGATATTGATTTATGTTATACTAGCTTTACGGTCTGTAGGTTCGGCATTCCATATGCCTGCTATGCAAGCTGCAATCCCTATGCTTGCACCCGAATCGGAGCTGCTGCGTATCGCGGGCATCAATCAGACGATACAATCAGCATCAAGCATTGCAGGGCCTGCCTTGGGTGCATTGGCTATCAGCTGGTTTTCTATAGGTAATGTGTTGCTATTGGATATTATCGGGGCTATCGTGGCAATTGTCGCCTTGCTATTTGTTGTGATCCCCAATCCTCAATTAGCAGAAAAGAGCAAAACAAGCTTCAACCAGGTTTGGCAAGATATCCGTCTTGGTTTTCACGAGATATTAAGGAACAAAGGCCTGTCCTGGCTTTTCCTGTATTCTATTATTGCAACGTTTTGTATTATGCCTGTTGCTGTGATGTTTCCCTTGCTTACTTTAAATCATTTTGGAGGTGGTAAGTTTGAAATGAGCCTTATTGAAATTGTTTGGGGCGTGGGCATGCTTATCGGCGGTGGAATTTTAGGCTTATGGAAACCTTCGACTTCTAAAGTGGTCCTCATCAATTGCATGCATATTATATTAGGAGCTACGTTAGCCTTTTCGGGTTGGATATCTGCAAGTGCTTTTGTAACTTTCGTTGGATTAACAACTTTGGGCGGGCTTGCTGCATCTATATATCAGGCCAGCTTTATGACTGTTTTGCAGGAACAAATACGACCGGATATGATGGGTAGGGTGTTTTCCATGTACTTCAGTTTTGCTATTATCCCTTCGGTAATTGGTTTGCTAAGTACTGGATTCGTCGCGGACACTATTGGGGTAAACCTTACATTTATTATACTCGGCTTACTTATTGTTTTAGTCGGGATACTCTCATTTTTCACACCTGCGCTTATGGGTTTAAACAGGAAAAAAGAGCTATCCGAAAATGTTCATTCCGCTGATAATAATTAG
- a CDS encoding DinB family protein, which produces MDKLSKLKNKLAELLEYNFQMNHMFIRLYLEHADLMTERLSTLINHILNAHQIWNSRLLNQSSFDRFQINPNHSLRSINEENYRKSLLIVNDDNTDLENIITYQTSTGDSFHNSIEDILLHVINHSTYHRAQVATDFKQLGIAPPISDYIAYKRTLPTR; this is translated from the coding sequence ATGGATAAACTGTCTAAATTAAAAAACAAGCTTGCGGAATTATTGGAGTATAATTTCCAAATGAACCACATGTTTATCAGATTATATTTAGAGCATGCTGATTTAATGACTGAAAGATTAAGTACGCTTATAAACCACATACTAAACGCTCATCAGATTTGGAATTCGCGTTTGTTAAACCAATCATCTTTCGACAGATTTCAGATTAATCCGAATCATTCGCTGAGATCTATAAATGAGGAAAACTACCGAAAATCTTTGTTGATTGTTAATGATGATAATACAGATTTAGAAAACATCATCACATATCAGACATCTACGGGAGACAGTTTTCACAATAGTATAGAGGATATTCTCTTACATGTTATCAACCATTCTACATATCATAGAGCGCAAGTTGCTACAGATTTTAAACAATTGGGAATCGCTCCGCCGATTAGTGACTATATTGCCTATAAGAGAACATTGCCAACACGATAA